One genomic segment of Bradyrhizobium prioriisuperbiae includes these proteins:
- a CDS encoding SDR family NAD(P)-dependent oxidoreductase, which produces MAGQGVLSGKVALVTGAAGEIGAATIKLLAERGARIVAVDRDADGLKRATQALPASAEVLPIVADVTREDEVAAYVQRTVERMGGLHIFFNNAGIEGDITPITDYPLETFRRVLDVNVVGVFLGMKYVIPVMRRQDGGSIINTASIAGMIGSPLIAVYSASKHAVIGLTKSAAAECSDTKVRINCICPGLIESRMLRSIIDGRNSGTPVPLEKIVDRVPARRLGLASEVAAVVGFLGSDDASYVSGSSYPVDGGRTTT; this is translated from the coding sequence ATGGCGGGACAAGGTGTGTTGAGCGGCAAGGTGGCGCTGGTGACGGGTGCCGCCGGTGAAATCGGAGCAGCCACTATCAAGCTGCTGGCTGAGCGCGGCGCCCGCATTGTGGCTGTTGACCGTGATGCCGACGGCCTCAAGCGCGCCACCCAAGCGCTACCGGCGTCGGCCGAGGTGCTGCCGATCGTCGCCGATGTCACCCGCGAGGACGAGGTCGCTGCCTATGTGCAGCGGACCGTGGAGCGGATGGGCGGCCTGCATATTTTCTTCAACAATGCCGGCATCGAGGGCGATATCACCCCGATCACCGACTATCCGCTGGAGACATTTCGTCGCGTGCTCGACGTCAATGTGGTCGGCGTTTTCCTGGGCATGAAATACGTGATTCCGGTGATGAGGCGGCAAGACGGCGGCAGCATCATCAACACCGCCTCGATCGCCGGCATGATCGGCAGCCCTCTGATCGCTGTCTACAGCGCCAGCAAGCATGCCGTCATCGGCCTGACCAAGAGCGCTGCGGCGGAATGCAGCGACACCAAGGTCCGGATCAATTGCATTTGTCCGGGACTGATCGAGAGCCGCATGCTGAGGTCGATCATCGACGGGCGGAATTCCGGCACACCGGTGCCGCTGGAGAAAATCGTCGACCGCGTTCCTGCCCGCCGTCTTGGTCTCGCGTCCGAGGTGGCCGCGGTCGTCGGCTTCCTCGGCTCCGACGATGCAAGTTATGTGTCGGGATCGTCCTATCCCGTCGACGGCGGCCGCACAACGACCTGA
- a CDS encoding efflux RND transporter periplasmic adaptor subunit: protein MTEDKTKLLRSLAIDRSSPNPAPPSSANRWKLPIVVAAVIVVAALAAVFAFRIGSPNRAEQVAVQSPPPAPRQDAQPQAVAPKEPGTLAASGYVVARRRATIAAEITGKVVEVLVEEGMTVAAGQVTARLDSVLAEKDLALAQSRAEAAQAAVAAVSADLDDAHRILSRIRSLSQNKFATEADLTKSEARVAVLTAQMRQAQSQWETAKLDAQRTASVLDKHQIRAPFAGVVVDRSAQPGEMISPMSVGGFTRTGICTVVDMDSIEIEVDVNEAFIGRVVAGGPVTAVLDAYPDWQIPASVIAIVPTANREKATVKVRIRLLQKDPRILPDMAVKVTFLRDAKPQDGQKDSAKADPSRSAVRTD from the coding sequence ATGACTGAAGACAAAACCAAATTGTTGCGCTCCCTGGCGATCGACCGAAGCAGCCCGAACCCGGCGCCGCCGTCGTCCGCAAACCGCTGGAAGCTGCCGATCGTCGTCGCCGCCGTCATTGTTGTGGCGGCCTTGGCTGCCGTGTTCGCGTTTCGCATCGGTTCGCCGAACCGTGCCGAGCAGGTGGCCGTGCAGTCGCCGCCGCCTGCGCCGCGTCAGGACGCGCAGCCCCAGGCGGTCGCGCCCAAGGAGCCGGGCACCCTGGCCGCGTCGGGATATGTCGTCGCGCGGCGGCGCGCCACCATCGCCGCCGAAATCACCGGCAAGGTGGTGGAGGTGCTGGTCGAGGAAGGTATGACGGTTGCGGCCGGCCAGGTGACAGCGCGCCTCGACAGCGTGCTCGCGGAAAAAGATCTGGCGCTGGCGCAGTCGCGCGCCGAGGCAGCCCAGGCTGCCGTCGCCGCCGTCTCTGCCGACCTCGATGACGCCCACCGGATTCTGTCGCGGATCAGGAGCCTGTCACAGAACAAATTCGCGACTGAAGCGGATCTCACCAAGTCGGAAGCGCGCGTGGCGGTGCTGACCGCGCAGATGCGTCAGGCGCAGTCGCAATGGGAGACGGCCAAGCTCGATGCGCAGCGCACGGCCTCAGTGCTGGACAAGCATCAGATCCGCGCGCCGTTTGCCGGCGTGGTGGTCGATCGCAGCGCCCAGCCGGGCGAAATGATCTCACCGATGTCGGTCGGCGGCTTCACCCGCACCGGCATCTGCACCGTGGTCGACATGGACTCCATTGAGATCGAGGTCGATGTCAACGAAGCCTTCATCGGCCGCGTGGTCGCGGGCGGTCCGGTAACGGCGGTGCTCGATGCTTATCCCGACTGGCAGATTCCTGCGTCGGTGATCGCCATCGTGCCGACGGCCAATCGTGAGAAGGCGACCGTCAAGGTGCGTATCCGCTTGCTGCAGAAGGATCCGCGCATCCTGCCGGACATGGCGGTGAAGGTGACGTTCCTGCGGGATGCGAAACCCCAGGATGGGCAGAAAGATTCAGCAAAAGCCGACCCGAGCCGGTCGGCCGTGCGAACTGATTGA
- a CDS encoding NADH:flavin oxidoreductase/NADH oxidase, whose translation MSALFSPFTLRSVILPNRIVISPMCQYSSEDGAANAWHMMHLGSLALSGASMLCIEATAVEADGRITPGDLGLYDDATEAALKPVLAAIRQHSKIAVAMQLGHAGRKASSNVPWRGGQLIPPSEGGWVPHAPSAVPHKEGEAPPLALDAAGLARVREAFVVAAKRAARLGIDALEIHGAHGYLLHQFLSPIANRRTDEYGGSLENRMRFPLEVFDAVRAVFPDDKPVGVRVSATDWVDGGWDLEQTIAFTRELQKRGVDWIDASSGGVSPLQKIKLEPGYQVPFAQAIKQATGVNTIAVGLITEVQQAEDIVVNGKADFVALARGMLYDTRWPWHAAAQLGASVNAPPQYWRSQPSTQKALFGDTTFGAR comes from the coding sequence ATGAGCGCCTTGTTCTCTCCGTTCACGCTGCGCAGCGTCATCTTGCCGAACCGCATCGTCATCTCTCCGATGTGCCAGTACTCGTCCGAAGATGGGGCCGCGAATGCCTGGCACATGATGCATCTCGGCAGCCTCGCGCTGTCCGGTGCCAGCATGCTGTGCATTGAGGCGACGGCGGTGGAAGCCGATGGGCGCATCACCCCCGGCGATCTCGGTCTGTACGATGACGCTACCGAGGCGGCGCTGAAGCCGGTGCTGGCTGCGATCCGCCAGCATTCAAAAATCGCGGTGGCGATGCAACTCGGGCATGCCGGGCGCAAGGCGTCGAGCAATGTGCCATGGCGTGGCGGGCAGTTGATTCCGCCGTCCGAAGGCGGCTGGGTGCCCCATGCGCCGTCGGCGGTGCCGCACAAGGAGGGCGAGGCGCCGCCGCTGGCGCTGGATGCAGCGGGGCTCGCACGGGTGCGCGAGGCGTTCGTTGTGGCGGCGAAGCGAGCCGCGCGGCTGGGGATCGATGCGCTGGAAATCCATGGCGCTCACGGCTATCTGCTGCATCAGTTTCTGTCGCCGATCGCCAACCGTCGCACCGATGAATATGGCGGCTCGCTCGAGAACCGGATGCGATTTCCGCTTGAGGTGTTCGATGCGGTGCGCGCCGTCTTCCCGGACGACAAGCCGGTGGGCGTCCGCGTCTCGGCGACCGATTGGGTCGACGGCGGCTGGGATCTCGAACAGACCATCGCGTTCACCCGCGAGCTGCAAAAGCGCGGCGTCGACTGGATCGATGCCTCGTCCGGCGGCGTCTCGCCGCTGCAGAAGATCAAGCTCGAGCCGGGTTATCAGGTGCCGTTTGCGCAGGCGATCAAGCAGGCGACCGGCGTCAACACCATCGCCGTCGGCCTGATCACGGAAGTGCAGCAGGCCGAGGACATCGTTGTGAACGGAAAGGCCGACTTCGTCGCGCTGGCGCGGGGCATGCTCTACGATACGCGCTGGCCCTGGCACGCCGCAGCCCAGCTCGGCGCGTCCGTCAATGCGCCGCCGCAATACTGGCGCTCGCAGCCGTCCACGCAGAAAGCCCTGTTCGGCGACACCACGTTCGGTGCGCGCTGA
- a CDS encoding GMC oxidoreductase, which produces MSKDDALEQFIRRAVFGVWQPLGARRIGDASDPQAVVDPVGNVIGIGNIDVADVSGMPRLPTATCPPS; this is translated from the coding sequence ATGTCCAAGGATGATGCGCTGGAACAGTTCATTCGCCGCGCCGTGTTCGGCGTGTGGCAGCCGCTCGGCGCCCGCCGAATAGGCGACGCGTCGGATCCGCAGGCGGTCGTCGATCCCGTTGGCAACGTAATCGGCATCGGCAACATCGATGTGGCCGATGTCTCAGGGATGCCACGTCTACCGACTGCCACATGCCCACCATCATGA
- a CDS encoding tripartite tricarboxylate transporter substrate binding protein, with product MPFWKFVAVIGACLGLTWQAHAQEPYPNRLVTLVHGFAAGGNADVIARIVADGLAQRLGKPVIVEPRAGAGGTLASDYVAKATPDGHTLIMLTGGHSVSGALYKSLPFKPVDDFQMLSTVIFFPFVIAVNTNHRFKSLADLIAEAKAKPDTLTFSSVGVGSTQHLAGELLASMAGIKLVHVPYRGGGGPINDVLGGQIDILVDTLTIAAPQLAAGSIRGLGITSATPWFSLPGIPTVAATVPGYEVRSWLGIATAKNVPQPIVERLNREIRAVLESSAVKEKLQAMGNEVRASSPEEMRTLVASEIERWKGVIKDAGIPQQ from the coding sequence GTGCCGTTCTGGAAATTTGTCGCTGTTATTGGCGCGTGTCTCGGTTTGACGTGGCAGGCCCACGCGCAGGAGCCCTACCCCAACCGCCTGGTCACGCTGGTGCACGGCTTTGCCGCCGGCGGCAACGCCGATGTCATTGCCCGGATCGTTGCCGACGGACTGGCGCAACGCCTGGGCAAGCCGGTGATCGTCGAGCCCCGTGCCGGGGCCGGCGGCACCCTTGCCTCCGACTATGTGGCCAAGGCGACGCCTGATGGACACACCCTGATCATGCTGACCGGGGGCCACTCGGTGTCCGGCGCACTGTACAAGTCGCTGCCGTTCAAGCCGGTCGACGACTTCCAGATGCTCTCGACGGTGATCTTCTTTCCGTTCGTCATCGCGGTGAACACCAACCATCGTTTCAAGAGCCTCGCGGACCTGATCGCCGAGGCCAAGGCCAAGCCCGACACCCTGACGTTCAGCTCGGTCGGCGTCGGCAGCACCCAGCATCTGGCCGGCGAACTCTTGGCGTCGATGGCGGGGATCAAGCTGGTGCATGTGCCCTATCGCGGCGGCGGCGGCCCGATCAACGACGTGCTCGGCGGCCAGATCGATATCCTGGTCGATACGCTGACCATCGCAGCCCCACAGCTCGCCGCCGGCAGCATTCGCGGCCTCGGCATCACCAGCGCCACGCCGTGGTTTTCCCTGCCCGGCATTCCCACGGTTGCCGCCACCGTGCCGGGTTACGAAGTCCGCTCCTGGCTCGGCATCGCTACCGCGAAGAACGTGCCGCAGCCGATCGTGGAGCGGCTCAACCGCGAAATCCGTGCGGTGCTCGAGTCATCGGCGGTGAAGGAGAAGCTGCAAGCGATGGGCAACGAGGTGCGCGCCAGTTCGCCGGAGGAAATGCGGACCCTGGTTGCGAGTGAGATCGAGCGCTGGAAAGGTGTGATCAAGGATGCAGGGATTCCGCAGCAGTGA
- a CDS encoding alpha/beta hydrolase, with protein MPIKLDPDAAAVLQAFREAGRPPYETLTPQEAREYYLAARLVTNPDPPPVASVETLAIPGPDGSIPARLYKPQTLRQSGGQSPCLVFFHGGGWVIGNLDSHDVACRTLANEGQLLVISVDYRLAPEHKFPAAADDAIAATNWIADNAKQLGIDTTQLFVGGDSAGGNLAAIVAITAREAGPKLAGQVLIYPATDFAMTHPSHSEPETDCLLTHSVIRWFRDHYLNSPADIENWKASPLRVKTFAGLPPAFVLTAGGDPLRDEGDDYAKRLAEAGVTVTYQTYPGQFHGFITMGKLLPKAGVALAEIGAWLKVPK; from the coding sequence ATGCCAATCAAGCTCGATCCCGATGCCGCCGCGGTGCTTCAGGCTTTTCGCGAGGCCGGCCGCCCGCCCTATGAGACGCTGACGCCTCAAGAAGCCCGCGAGTACTATCTGGCGGCCCGCCTGGTCACCAACCCCGACCCGCCACCGGTCGCATCCGTCGAGACGCTCGCGATTCCCGGACCTGACGGCTCTATCCCGGCGCGCCTCTACAAGCCGCAAACGCTGCGGCAAAGCGGCGGTCAATCGCCCTGCCTGGTGTTTTTCCATGGCGGCGGCTGGGTGATCGGCAATCTGGACTCCCATGACGTGGCCTGCCGGACGCTGGCCAATGAAGGCCAGCTTCTGGTGATCTCGGTGGACTATCGCCTGGCGCCCGAGCACAAGTTTCCTGCCGCCGCCGACGATGCCATCGCGGCGACCAACTGGATCGCAGACAATGCGAAGCAACTCGGCATCGATACCACGCAGCTGTTCGTGGGCGGCGACAGCGCCGGCGGCAATCTCGCCGCCATCGTTGCCATCACCGCGCGCGAGGCCGGCCCGAAACTCGCGGGTCAGGTGCTGATCTATCCCGCCACCGATTTCGCCATGACCCATCCGTCTCACAGCGAACCGGAAACCGACTGCCTGCTGACGCATTCGGTGATCCGCTGGTTTCGCGACCACTATCTCAACAGCCCGGCCGATATCGAGAACTGGAAAGCATCTCCGCTGCGGGTCAAGACGTTCGCTGGCCTGCCGCCCGCCTTTGTCCTGACCGCCGGCGGCGATCCCCTGCGCGACGAGGGCGACGACTACGCGAAGCGTCTTGCCGAAGCAGGCGTGACCGTGACGTATCAGACCTATCCCGGCCAGTTCCACGGTTTCATCACCATGGGCAAATTGCTGCCGAAAGCGGGAGTCGCACTTGCCGAGATCGGTGCCTGGCTGAAAGTGCCGAAATAA
- a CDS encoding helix-turn-helix transcriptional regulator, with product MLALTFERPMHPYEMAALLKQRHKHESIKLRYGSLYTVIDLLSAQGLIEPMETSRGGRRPERTVYTLTPAGHAHLRDWMGDLLATPAKEFSQFEAGLSLLAVLPPDEAVRLLRQRAARIDEMIGQAKAMLASVLGQPLSALAGPDEQLEAPLLSQQFPAIFLVESEYRLALLNAELAFVTDLVRRITEEGWGPVDVWRNIQATCERDYRARAARHGETTHRPDVHTVGSIEK from the coding sequence GTGCTGGCGCTCACATTTGAGCGGCCGATGCATCCCTATGAAATGGCTGCGCTTTTGAAGCAGCGCCACAAGCATGAGAGCATCAAGCTGCGGTATGGGTCGCTCTATACGGTGATCGACCTGCTCAGTGCCCAGGGGCTGATCGAGCCGATGGAAACGTCGCGGGGCGGCCGGCGGCCGGAGCGTACGGTCTACACCCTGACACCTGCTGGCCATGCGCATCTGCGCGACTGGATGGGGGATCTGCTGGCCACGCCGGCGAAGGAGTTCTCGCAGTTCGAGGCCGGCTTAAGCCTTTTGGCGGTGCTGCCTCCCGATGAGGCCGTGAGGTTGCTGCGCCAGCGCGCCGCACGGATCGACGAGATGATCGGGCAAGCCAAGGCGATGCTCGCGTCCGTGCTCGGCCAGCCGCTGTCGGCGCTGGCGGGTCCCGATGAACAGCTCGAAGCGCCTTTGTTAAGCCAGCAATTTCCGGCAATTTTCCTGGTGGAGAGCGAGTATCGCCTGGCGCTGCTCAATGCCGAGCTTGCGTTCGTCACCGACCTCGTCCGCCGCATCACCGAAGAGGGATGGGGACCGGTCGATGTGTGGCGCAACATCCAGGCAACCTGCGAACGGGACTATCGCGCACGTGCGGCGCGGCATGGTGAAACGACGCACCGGCCGGATGTACACACGGTGGGATCCATCGAAAAATGA
- a CDS encoding multidrug efflux RND transporter permease subunit, which produces MNLGRLSINQPILAMVLSIVLLIVGAIAYPTLPISEYPQVAPPTVTVTTQYPGASAQTVSDTVATPIEQEINGVEDMLYLYSQATSNGQLTITVTFKLGTDLDKAQVLVQNRVAIAQPRLPEEVQRNGVVTRKNSPDLLLVVFMLSPDDSYDQLYISNYALRQVRDQLLRLDGVGDIQIFGARDYSMRLWLNPDRIAQLGMTAGDVLTAIRAQNLQIAGGQIAEPPIADRALQPNLTFTGRLKDPQQFENIVLKSDADGRTVRLRDVARIELGALSYSTNSFLLQKSAVAMVVTQRPGSNALATAKGISDTMATLKKDFPRGLEYNIGYNPTEFIAQSISELIKTIYEAMALVVIVVLVFLQGWRPAIIPILAIPVSLVGTFAVMAALGFSINNLTLFGLVLAVGIVVDDAIVVVENVERHLGLGKSRRDAALRTMEEVGGALVSIALVLCAVFVPTAFLGGISGQFFQQFAVTIAVATAISCFCSLTLSPALASMILEPHHEKKPTPSWNIVARAWESFTGAFNRVFDRLAHAYGTVAGFVIHHTVLMLGVYVLLIGSAGWLLMTTPQGFIPAQDRGYVIVSVQLPGAASLARTTEVVRQIEKIALTVPGVVRVPAFAGFSGATRTQQGNAAALFPVFDEPEVRAKKGQTANAITAELRKRLASIESAFIVVIPPPAVPGIGTGGGFAMRIQDRQGRGPEILAAATDDLVNAARRAPGLTSVFSPFSANTPQVFVDIDRQKAQMLGVPMQNVTEAIETYFGSAYVNDFNILGRTYHVTTQADYQFRKETSDLARLQTRNAAGQMVLLGSVVNFQDTAGPDRVPRYNLYPTAELQGDTLPGTSSATAINIMKKLSDTTLPSGFTYEWTDLSYQQVTGGNSGLYVFPICVLFVFLVLAAQYGSWSLPFAIILIVPMCLLAATIGVRVMGQDVNILTQIGFVVLVGLAAKNAILIVEFARDIELEGRNSLDAVIEACRLRLRPILMTSFAFILGVLPLVISSGSGSEMRQAVGVAVFFGMLGVTLFGLVFTPIFYILIRRLAPGSVVRPAFDGEE; this is translated from the coding sequence ATGAACCTCGGTCGTCTTTCCATCAACCAGCCCATCCTTGCGATGGTGCTGTCCATCGTGCTCCTGATCGTCGGCGCGATTGCCTATCCCACGCTGCCGATCTCGGAATATCCGCAGGTCGCGCCGCCGACTGTCACCGTCACGACGCAGTATCCCGGCGCGTCGGCGCAGACCGTTTCCGATACGGTGGCGACGCCGATCGAGCAGGAGATCAACGGCGTCGAGGACATGCTGTACCTCTACAGCCAGGCCACCTCGAACGGCCAGCTCACCATCACCGTGACGTTCAAGCTCGGCACCGACCTCGACAAGGCGCAGGTGCTGGTGCAGAACCGCGTGGCGATCGCCCAGCCGCGGCTGCCCGAAGAAGTGCAGCGCAATGGTGTTGTCACCCGCAAGAACAGCCCCGATTTGCTGCTGGTGGTGTTTATGCTGTCGCCGGACGACAGTTACGACCAGCTCTACATCAGCAACTATGCGCTGCGGCAAGTCCGTGACCAATTGCTGCGGCTTGACGGCGTCGGCGACATCCAGATCTTCGGCGCGCGCGACTATTCCATGCGGCTGTGGCTCAATCCGGACCGGATCGCCCAGCTCGGCATGACGGCTGGCGACGTGTTGACCGCGATCCGCGCCCAGAACCTGCAGATCGCCGGCGGCCAGATCGCCGAGCCGCCGATCGCCGATCGCGCTCTGCAGCCGAACCTCACCTTCACCGGCCGCTTAAAGGATCCACAGCAGTTCGAGAACATCGTGCTGAAATCCGATGCCGACGGGCGCACGGTGCGGCTGCGCGATGTCGCGCGTATCGAGCTCGGCGCGCTGTCCTATTCCACCAACAGCTTCCTGCTGCAGAAATCCGCGGTGGCTATGGTGGTGACGCAGCGTCCGGGATCGAACGCGCTCGCCACCGCCAAGGGCATCTCCGATACCATGGCGACGCTGAAAAAGGATTTTCCGCGCGGCCTCGAATACAACATCGGCTACAACCCGACCGAATTCATCGCCCAGTCGATCAGCGAGCTGATCAAGACCATCTATGAAGCGATGGCGCTGGTTGTGATCGTGGTGCTGGTGTTCCTGCAGGGCTGGCGGCCGGCGATCATCCCGATCCTGGCCATTCCGGTCTCGCTGGTCGGCACCTTTGCGGTGATGGCGGCGCTTGGCTTCTCCATCAACAACCTGACGCTGTTCGGCCTCGTGCTGGCGGTGGGCATCGTGGTGGACGACGCCATTGTGGTGGTCGAAAACGTCGAGCGGCATCTGGGCCTGGGCAAAAGCCGGCGTGACGCCGCGCTGCGCACCATGGAAGAGGTCGGCGGTGCGCTGGTGTCGATCGCGCTGGTGCTCTGTGCCGTGTTCGTGCCCACCGCGTTCCTGGGCGGAATCTCCGGCCAGTTTTTCCAGCAGTTCGCCGTCACCATTGCGGTGGCGACCGCGATCTCCTGCTTCTGCTCGCTGACACTGTCGCCGGCGCTGGCGTCGATGATCCTGGAGCCGCATCACGAAAAGAAGCCGACCCCGAGCTGGAACATCGTTGCCCGCGCATGGGAAAGCTTCACCGGCGCCTTCAACCGGGTGTTCGACCGGCTGGCGCATGCCTATGGCACTGTGGCCGGCTTCGTGATCCACCATACGGTGTTGATGCTGGGGGTCTATGTCCTGCTGATCGGCTCGGCCGGCTGGCTCTTGATGACCACCCCCCAGGGCTTTATCCCGGCGCAGGATCGCGGCTATGTCATCGTCTCCGTGCAATTGCCCGGTGCGGCGTCATTGGCGCGCACCACCGAAGTCGTCCGCCAGATCGAAAAGATCGCGCTCACTGTTCCGGGCGTGGTGCGGGTACCGGCGTTTGCCGGCTTCTCGGGTGCGACGCGAACCCAGCAGGGCAACGCTGCGGCGTTGTTCCCGGTGTTTGACGAACCGGAGGTTCGGGCGAAAAAAGGCCAGACGGCGAACGCCATCACGGCCGAGTTGCGCAAGCGTCTCGCCAGCATCGAGAGCGCCTTCATTGTGGTGATCCCGCCGCCCGCGGTGCCCGGCATCGGCACCGGCGGCGGCTTTGCCATGCGCATCCAGGATCGTCAGGGCCGTGGCCCCGAGATCCTGGCGGCGGCGACCGACGATCTGGTGAATGCGGCGCGCCGGGCGCCGGGGCTGACATCGGTGTTCTCGCCGTTCTCCGCCAACACGCCGCAGGTGTTTGTCGATATCGATCGGCAGAAGGCGCAGATGCTTGGCGTGCCCATGCAGAACGTGACCGAGGCGATCGAGACCTATTTCGGTTCGGCCTATGTCAACGACTTCAACATCCTGGGCCGAACCTATCACGTCACCACGCAGGCGGATTATCAATTTCGCAAGGAAACCTCCGATCTCGCCCGGCTGCAGACCCGCAACGCCGCGGGCCAGATGGTCCTGCTTGGCAGTGTGGTCAATTTCCAGGACACTGCGGGGCCGGACCGGGTGCCGCGCTACAATCTCTATCCGACAGCCGAGCTGCAGGGCGACACGCTGCCCGGAACCAGCTCGGCGACCGCCATCAACATCATGAAGAAGCTGTCGGATACGACCCTGCCGAGCGGGTTCACGTATGAATGGACGGATCTGTCCTATCAGCAGGTGACCGGCGGCAATTCAGGCCTCTATGTCTTCCCGATCTGCGTGCTGTTCGTGTTCCTGGTGCTGGCCGCGCAATACGGCAGCTGGAGCCTGCCGTTCGCGATCATTCTGATCGTGCCGATGTGCCTGCTTGCCGCCACCATCGGCGTGCGCGTCATGGGACAGGACGTCAATATCCTGACGCAAATCGGCTTTGTCGTGCTGGTGGGGCTGGCCGCGAAAAACGCCATCCTGATCGTCGAGTTCGCGCGCGACATCGAGCTCGAGGGACGCAACAGCCTCGATGCGGTGATCGAAGCCTGCCGGCTGCGGTTGCGGCCGATCCTGATGACCTCGTTCGCCTTCATCCTTGGCGTGCTGCCGCTGGTGATTTCATCCGGATCGGGCTCCGAGATGCGCCAGGCCGTCGGTGTTGCCGTGTTCTTCGGCATGCTCGGCGTGACGCTGTTCGGCCTCGTGTTCACGCCGATCTTCTACATCCTGATCCGCCGCCTGGCGCCGGGCTCGGTGGTGCGGCCGGCGTTTGATGGCGAAGAGTAG
- a CDS encoding efflux RND transporter periplasmic adaptor subunit: MAPSRLGRIAKIGPFAALLALAGCGENATQQAAPPAPPVTVAQPTKRTVTDWDEFTGRFDAIEQVQIRARVTGFVTSVEFKDGAMVKTGDLLYVIDPRQYEAVAEQAQGQLADAKARVDLAQREFTRATELNRSQFASESVVDQRKQALQAAQASVLQAEGTLKRAELDVEFTKVKAPIDGRISRHLVTVGNLVQGSESGATLLTSIVSMNPIYAYFDMDESIYQRNSRLWFEGKRPSSRDTANPVQILLSGETKPSHMGSVDFLDNRLDVSTGTLRGRALVPNQDLSILPGQFARVRVIGSAPYEALLLPDTAIATDQSRKIVFVVKDDNTVEAKPVVLGPLDEGLRVIKEGLKPEDKVIVDGLQRARVGAKVAPHAAAASGGAKP, translated from the coding sequence ATAGCACCGTCACGCCTTGGTCGAATCGCGAAAATAGGCCCCTTTGCCGCGCTGCTGGCCCTTGCCGGGTGCGGCGAGAACGCCACCCAGCAGGCGGCGCCACCTGCGCCTCCGGTCACCGTTGCCCAGCCGACCAAGCGGACGGTCACCGACTGGGATGAGTTCACCGGACGGTTCGATGCCATCGAGCAGGTGCAAATCCGCGCCCGCGTCACCGGTTTCGTGACCAGTGTCGAGTTCAAGGACGGCGCGATGGTGAAGACCGGCGATCTGCTTTATGTGATCGATCCCCGGCAGTATGAGGCGGTCGCCGAGCAAGCCCAGGGGCAACTGGCCGACGCCAAGGCCAGGGTCGATCTGGCACAGCGGGAGTTCACCCGCGCTACCGAATTGAACAGGTCGCAGTTCGCCTCGGAAAGCGTGGTCGACCAGCGCAAGCAGGCACTGCAGGCGGCCCAGGCTTCGGTGCTGCAGGCCGAGGGAACGCTCAAGCGCGCCGAGCTCGATGTCGAATTCACCAAGGTCAAGGCGCCGATCGACGGCCGCATCAGCCGCCATCTGGTGACGGTCGGCAACCTCGTGCAGGGCAGCGAGAGCGGCGCCACGCTGCTGACTTCGATCGTCTCGATGAATCCGATCTATGCTTATTTCGACATGGATGAATCGATCTATCAGCGTAACAGCAGGCTGTGGTTCGAAGGCAAGCGGCCGAGCTCGCGTGACACCGCCAATCCGGTGCAGATCCTGCTGTCGGGCGAGACCAAGCCATCGCACATGGGCTCGGTGGATTTCCTCGACAATCGTCTCGATGTCAGCACCGGCACCTTGCGTGGCCGCGCACTTGTCCCGAACCAGGACCTCTCGATCCTGCCGGGGCAATTCGCCCGGGTCCGCGTGATCGGCAGCGCGCCTTATGAGGCTCTGCTGCTGCCGGATACCGCGATTGCCACCGATCAGTCGCGCAAGATCGTGTTCGTGGTCAAGGACGACAATACGGTGGAGGCGAAGCCGGTGGTGCTCGGTCCGCTGGACGAGGGCCTTCGTGTCATCAAGGAAGGGCTGAAGCCGGAGGACAAGGTGATCGTCGACGGCCTGCAGCGCGCCCGCGTCGGCGCCAAGGTCGCTCCGCATGCGGCGGCCGCCAGCGGTGGCGCCAAGCCATGA